In bacterium, the following are encoded in one genomic region:
- a CDS encoding ABC transporter ATP-binding protein translates to MLKVNNIEVVYNDVILVLKGLSLSCEEGKITTLLGANGAGKSTTLKAISGLLKGEEGEVTEGTIEFKGEVINGIPPEKIVRKGIFQVMEGRRVFEDLDIVENLRCGAYTRSDRAGVKRDLELVFDYFPRLRERRKSLAGYLSGGEQQMLAIGRALMARPSLLLLDEPSLGLAPLLVKEIFSIICKINEEEKATILLVEQNANLALQVASFGYIMENGKVVLDGPCEKLRENQDVKEFYLGIGESGTKRSFKNAKHYKRRKRWLS, encoded by the coding sequence ATGCTGAAGGTAAACAACATAGAAGTCGTCTACAACGACGTCATCCTCGTCCTCAAGGGGCTTTCCCTTTCCTGCGAGGAGGGAAAGATAACCACCCTCCTCGGCGCTAACGGCGCGGGCAAATCCACCACCCTGAAGGCGATCAGCGGCCTTCTAAAGGGCGAGGAGGGCGAGGTTACCGAGGGAACGATAGAGTTCAAGGGCGAGGTGATCAACGGCATTCCCCCCGAGAAGATCGTCCGCAAGGGCATCTTTCAGGTCATGGAGGGCCGCCGCGTCTTCGAGGACCTCGACATCGTAGAGAACCTGCGCTGCGGCGCGTACACCAGAAGCGACAGGGCGGGCGTGAAGCGCGACCTCGAACTGGTCTTCGACTACTTCCCGCGCCTCCGCGAGCGCAGAAAGTCTCTCGCGGGCTACCTCTCCGGCGGCGAGCAGCAGATGCTGGCCATAGGCAGGGCGCTGATGGCCCGGCCAAGCCTCCTTCTCCTCGACGAGCCCAGCCTCGGCCTCGCGCCCCTCCTCGTGAAGGAGATTTTCTCGATAATCTGCAAGATAAACGAGGAGGAGAAGGCCACCATCCTTCTGGTTGAGCAGAACGCCAACCTCGCCCTCCAGGTCGCCTCCTTCGGCTACATAATGGAGAACGGCAAGGTGGTGCTCGACGGCCCCTGCGAAAAGCTGCGGGAAAATCAGGACGTGAAGGAGTTCTACCTCGGCATCGGCGAGAGCGGAACGAAGCGCTCCTTCAAAAACGCGAAACACTACAAGCGGCGCAAGCGCTGGTTATCATAA